A stretch of the Zeugodacus cucurbitae isolate PBARC_wt_2022May chromosome 6, idZeuCucr1.2, whole genome shotgun sequence genome encodes the following:
- the LOC105214529 gene encoding dystroglycan 1 isoform X5 encodes MRRMPKFDLTLSSKASTLLLLFGLACLASVRAERDFNFNDSQVPLLEPRDEPAHIHYGHDPYSVELSSCRSENSEIVLSLVLKSHDWADLSDNKKDKVLEKLSKFFAIPKEFIVMESATKRELSEMQKESIRRGYNKCHNNNKHPLGRVSFVLGCGAKYFTMSEPLMKQIGAQMKDDSIDNITGEKFGWWVIWRKLYKARAQRKRRQTEGSGIDEAEDGDDYDYDYDDDDDDVVESETEVPVTTPPHAHRHHHGDGQLERMQQQTQQQQILKETTKTFDNNTLREENAEEAIRNSAETPITNVFVPIADTTTSSDVIAATTPTLLTTTGEGVMRKDDNETNSLLPETDASRTPPTTPQGSDSASSPTSLLTSPTTSTLGTSPTSISTDATAPTLPSTDYVEPKVENTPPMIRTRLQKFAVTSGKAFSYSVPQDTFYDTEDLTNLRLDLTDKDGRELKASSWLQFNPETHVLYGLPLDDSVSKWQYRLTATDSGNESVTETLEISVQQHRGVRTVNHEISITVKINEKNIHNIDWQLKLMRDVASTLGDENTNSLVVREIRPMPQDPNTATFVYFNETFPTSECPEAELNKLVKRLDASRLSDLVYPTLSVKSITGQLIGACQKSHITKPKPTTHMATNVPPLPRNQVDRVNATVGHLLVFKVPSDTFYDPNDNEQLTLTLKTKDHKELNPRHWLQFDSKNQEFYGIPKSGDAGSDEYLLVAQDAGGLSATDALVVVVNHAPKKEFSVYFKAYLAIRHEQFNADLQRKFVERISQLFGDSTTQYVQIRSVTTQHDSDSTIVNFYNTSLYKSHNRCPEEEIEAVRSVYLIKDHMVRDHVKKILGPELNLTNVQALPLGLCHPQTDIIHRDYVPTKPDQPTLKSSFSEEYMYTIILPAVIIVSMILIACLIACCLHRRRRKSGKMELGDEEERRSFRKKNIPVIFQDELDEKPEIGNKSPIILKDEKPPLLPPSYNTSNMNGDNDVDEYVPPPAVVVGGREARGKSPATPSYRKPPPYVSP; translated from the exons AGCAAAGCGTcaacgctgctgctgcttttcGGACTCGCCTGCTTGGCCTCTGTACGCGCGGAGCGTGATTTCAACTTTAACGACTCGCAG GTTCCATTACTTGAACCACGCGACGAACCAGCACACATCCACTACGGCCATGATCCATACTCGGTGGAATTGTCGAGCTGTCGCTCGGAAAACAGCGAAATTGTGCTCTCGTTAGTGCTCAAAAGCCACGATTGGGCGGATTTGAGTGATAATAAAAAGGACAAAGTACTGGAGAAACTATCCAAGTTCTTCGCCATACCGAAG GAATTCATCGTTATGGAATCAGCAACAAAACGTGAACTCAGCGAAATGCAGAAGGAATCAATACGCAGAGGTTACAACAAGtgccataataataataaacacccgCTGGGACGTGTTAGCTTTGTG cTCGGCTGTGGTGCCAAATATTTCACAATGAGTGAACCTCTAATGAAACAAATAGGTGCTCAGATGAAGGACGATTCTATTGACAATATAACGGGCGAAAAGTTCGGCTGGTGGGTCATTTGGCGCAAGCTCTACAAAGCGCG AGCTCAACGTAAACGCCGACAAACTGAAGGTTCCGGCATCGATGAAGCCGAAGATGGTGACGATTATGATTACGAttacgatgatgatgatgatgacgttgT TGAAAGTGAAACAGAAGTGCCAGTAACAACCCCGCCACATGCGCATCGTCATCACCATGGTGATGGTCAG CTAGAAcgtatgcaacaacaaacacaacaacagcaaatacttaaagaaacaacaaaaacatttgatAATAACACCTTACGTGAAGAAAATGCGGAAGAAGCCATTAGAAACAGTGCAGAGACGCCAATAACAAATGTGTTTGTGCCAATAGCAGATACAACAACAAGTAGTGATGTTATAGCAGCAACAACGCCGACTTTATTAACAACAACCGGTGAAGGCGTTATGAGAAAG GATGACAACGAGACCAACAGTTTGCTTCCCGAAACAGATGCGAGTCGCACG CCTCCAACCACACCGCAAGGTTCCGACTCTGCTTCGTCGCCCACTTCTCTGCTAACCTCACCAACAACTTCGACATTGGGCACTTCGCCTACCTCCATCAGCACTGATGCCACAGCGCCTACGCTACCCTCTACTGACTATGTCGAGCCTAAAGTGGAAAATACACCGCCAATGATACGCACACGTCTGCAGAAATTCGCTGTGACCTCGGGCAAAGCCTTCTCGTACTCAGTGCCACAAGATACCTTCTACGATACGGAGGATCTCACAAACCTACGCTTAGATTTAACAGATAAGGATGGACGTGAATTGAAGGCGTCGTCGTGGTTACAATTCAATCCCGAAACACATGTACTTTATGGATT ACCTCTCGACGATTCTGTTTCGAAATGGCAATATCGTTTAACGGCTACCGATTCTGGCAACGAGTCAGTCACAGAGACATTAGAGATATCTGTGCAACAACATCGCGGTGTACGTACCGTTAATCACGAGATCAGCATTACCGTTAAAATCAACGAGAAGAATATACACAACATTGACTGGCAGCTGAAATTGATGCGTG ATGTTGCCTCAACACTGGGTGATGAAAACACCAACTCCTTGGTTGTGCGCGAGATACGTCCGATGCCACAGGATCCTAATACCGCTACATTTGTGTATTTCAATGAAACCTTCCCCACCAGTGAGTGTCCTGAGGCGGAGCTCAATAAGCTGGTGAAGCGTTTAGATGCCAGTCGTCTAAGTGATTTAGTGTATCCCACACTGAGCGTGAAATCCATAACGGGTCAACTGATTGGCGCGTGCCAAAAATCGCACATTACTAAACCGAAACCCACCACGCATATGGCGACCAACGTACCACCGCTACCACGCAATCAAGTGGATCGCGTTAATGCGACCGTCGGACATTTGCTCGTCTTCAAAGTGCCCAGCGATACATTCTATGATCCAAACGACAATGAACAACTCACATTAACACTAAAGACGAAGGATCACAAAGAGCTCAACCCACGCCATTGGTTACAATTCGACTCGAAGAATCAGGAATTCTATGGCATACCAAAGAGTGGTGATGCCGGCTCTGATGAATACTTGCTCGTGGCACAAGATGCTGGCGGTCTGAGCGCCACCGACGCATTGGTTGTGGTGGTGAATCATGCGCCCAAGAAAGAGTTTAGCGTCTACTTTAAAGCCTATCTAGCCATTCGACATGAACAATTCAATGCTGATCTGCAACGGAAATTTGTGGAACGCATTTCACAACTCTTCGGCGATTCGACTACTCAATACGTGCAAATACGTTCGGTGACAACGCAACACGACTCCGATAGCACGATTGTGAATTTCTACAATACGAGCTTATACAAATCGCATAACCGTTGTCCCGAAGAGGAAATCGAGGCTGTGCGCAGTGTTTATCTGATCAAGGATCATATGGTGCGCGATCATGTGAAGAAGATTTTGGGACCCGAATTGAATCTGACCAATGTACAAGCATTGCCGTTGGGCTTGTGCCATC cacaAACTGATATCATCCATCGTGACTATGTGCCCACGAAACCTGATCAGCCAACACTGAAATCGAGCTTCAGCGAAGAGTATATGTACACGATCATCTTGCCGGCGGTGATTATTGTCAGCATGATCTTAATTGCTTGCCTCATTGCGTGTTGTCTACATCGTCGCCGTCGTAAGAGTGGCAAAATGGAATTGG GCGATGAAGAAGAACGTAGATCGTTCCGCAAGAAAAATATACCTGTCATTTTCCAAGATGAATTGGACGAGAAACCCGAAATCGGCAATAAGAGCCCAATAATTTTGAAGGATGAGAAGCCGCCATTGTTGCCACCATCCTACAATACCTCCAACATGAATG GCGACAACGATGTCGATGAATATGTGCCACCACCCGCCGTTGTTGTCGGTGGACGCGAAGCGCGGGGGAAATCACCAGCAACGCCATCATATCGAAAACCGCCACCATATGTATCGCCATAA